From the genome of Arthrobacter alpinus, one region includes:
- a CDS encoding CGNR zinc finger domain-containing protein codes for MVFTNDAEVALVSAANLINTAPTSIEADKGATGPDLLLTVASLDEFVQREKFTGSREHSAEEVAAVRQMRAELRTIWTADEDTAVAMVNSLLDRARALPQLLKHDEWDWHLHATAPAAPLAQRMGVEAAMALVDVIRAKELDRLKVCAADDCRAVLIDLSKNRSRRYCDTGNCGNRAHVAAYRRRQSAKK; via the coding sequence ATGGTCTTTACTAATGACGCAGAAGTGGCCCTTGTGTCGGCCGCCAACTTGATCAACACGGCGCCCACCTCGATCGAGGCCGACAAGGGTGCCACGGGACCCGATTTGTTGCTGACCGTGGCCAGCCTTGATGAGTTCGTGCAACGCGAAAAGTTCACGGGTTCCCGCGAACACTCGGCGGAGGAGGTGGCCGCGGTGCGTCAGATGCGTGCGGAGTTGCGCACCATCTGGACGGCTGATGAGGACACGGCCGTGGCCATGGTCAACTCGTTGCTGGACCGTGCCCGCGCCTTGCCACAACTGCTCAAGCACGACGAGTGGGACTGGCACCTACACGCAACGGCACCCGCAGCACCCCTGGCCCAACGCATGGGGGTGGAGGCCGCCATGGCCCTAGTGGACGTGATCCGAGCCAAGGAACTGGACCGGCTGAAGGTGTGTGCCGCCGACGACTGCCGTGCGGTGCTGATAGATCTCTCCAAGAACCGCTCGCGGCGGTATTGCGACACCGGCAACTGCGGCAACCGGGCCCACGTGGCCGCGTACAGGCGTCGTCAATCAGCCAAGAAGTAA
- a CDS encoding DUF308 domain-containing protein, translated as MSQTAAPQDANANATSTRTVTAPLWQPVLFRSMITLLFGIITVFWGTPSTLGLCLNFAWYLLVLAASHYWFVRRLALPRDDVKRLVLLGAAGVLAVSGVVVFIAVSTVVAAWLGGVALALMGAAEIFAALHHRNKDSSVKSSLRSDWLISGVLGIGTGLLLPFFIAAGPHALLGVSGGGALMSGALWLLSALTVRHDSRTTKEK; from the coding sequence GTGAGTCAAACAGCCGCACCCCAAGACGCCAACGCCAACGCCACCAGCACAAGAACCGTCACAGCCCCCTTGTGGCAGCCGGTGCTCTTCCGCTCGATGATCACGCTGCTCTTTGGCATCATCACCGTGTTTTGGGGCACCCCGAGCACCTTGGGGCTGTGCCTGAACTTCGCCTGGTACCTCCTGGTCCTGGCGGCATCGCACTACTGGTTTGTGCGGCGGCTGGCATTGCCTCGCGACGACGTGAAAAGGCTGGTACTACTCGGTGCCGCGGGTGTCCTGGCCGTAAGCGGGGTGGTTGTCTTCATTGCCGTAAGCACCGTCGTGGCGGCCTGGCTGGGCGGCGTGGCGCTGGCGCTCATGGGCGCCGCGGAAATCTTTGCGGCACTGCACCACCGCAACAAGGATTCTTCCGTCAAGTCCTCCCTGCGCAGCGACTGGCTGATCTCCGGTGTTCTGGGTATCGGCACCGGTTTGCTGCTTCCGTTCTTCATCGCCGCAGGACCGCATGCGCTCCTGGGCGTCAGTGGTGGCGGGGCGTTGATGAGCGGGGCGTTGTGGCTGTTGTCAGCCCTCACAGTGCGCCATGATTCCCGGACGACAAAAGAAAAGTAA
- the ngcE gene encoding N-acetylglucosamine/diacetylchitobiose ABC transporter substrate-binding protein, producing MSIQNKPLQRRGFLRGALATAVLVPMGGALASCAGGSGTSASSAAGGEVTATNPFGVAKTGALDAVIFKGGYGIDYVDFAGAIFSKNFPDVTVKISPSTDIAQELQPRFVGGNPPDLIDNSGAKSIGFAAILDQLEDLKSVTEANNLEGKKIADTLYDGVLAPGTFGDKVAAINYVLTVYAMWYSQSLFDANGWKVPTTWDEALALGAKAKEQGKYLFLWGKEAATYYQTMAIESAIKEGGDAVRISLENLKPDSWSQPAVQSVFGALEKIIKAGYMKPGGSGTKFTAAQAQWSNNQDALLYPSGSWIENEMKDQTKADFKMTGAPIPVVTSSPKIAQYIVRSAAGEPFIVPSKGANAAAGKELLRIMLSKEAATNFAKTKLAPTVVKGTVPADGFGSTALVSQTAMLDKAGKEAFTWNFIDLYGMNPDMLVPWNSFLAGELDTAGLTKALQAITDKVANDSTVKKIEVK from the coding sequence ATGAGTATTCAGAACAAGCCGCTGCAGCGTCGTGGATTCCTCCGCGGCGCTCTGGCCACCGCCGTGCTCGTCCCCATGGGCGGAGCCCTCGCTTCCTGCGCAGGCGGCTCCGGAACCTCAGCAAGCTCCGCAGCCGGCGGGGAAGTCACCGCCACCAACCCGTTCGGTGTGGCCAAGACCGGCGCCCTTGACGCTGTCATCTTCAAGGGTGGCTACGGAATTGACTACGTCGACTTCGCCGGTGCCATCTTTAGCAAGAACTTCCCCGACGTCACCGTCAAGATCAGCCCCTCTACGGACATTGCACAGGAACTGCAGCCTCGCTTTGTCGGTGGCAACCCGCCTGACCTCATCGACAACTCCGGTGCCAAGTCCATCGGCTTTGCCGCCATCCTTGACCAGCTTGAGGATCTCAAATCCGTCACCGAGGCGAACAACCTCGAGGGTAAGAAGATCGCCGACACCCTGTACGACGGCGTGTTGGCGCCGGGCACCTTTGGCGACAAGGTTGCCGCCATCAACTACGTGCTGACCGTCTACGCCATGTGGTACTCCCAGAGCCTTTTTGACGCCAACGGCTGGAAGGTTCCCACCACGTGGGACGAGGCGCTGGCGCTTGGCGCCAAGGCCAAGGAGCAGGGCAAGTACCTCTTCCTCTGGGGCAAGGAAGCTGCCACGTACTACCAAACCATGGCCATCGAGTCGGCCATCAAGGAAGGTGGCGACGCGGTGCGCATCTCCCTGGAAAATCTCAAACCCGACTCCTGGTCACAGCCGGCCGTGCAGTCCGTCTTCGGTGCACTGGAGAAGATCATCAAGGCGGGCTACATGAAGCCCGGCGGCTCCGGTACCAAGTTCACGGCTGCCCAGGCGCAGTGGTCCAACAACCAGGACGCCCTGCTGTACCCGTCTGGTTCTTGGATTGAAAACGAAATGAAGGACCAGACCAAGGCCGACTTCAAGATGACCGGCGCGCCTATTCCTGTTGTCACGAGCAGCCCTAAGATCGCCCAATACATTGTGCGGTCCGCCGCTGGCGAGCCGTTCATCGTCCCCTCCAAGGGTGCAAATGCTGCCGCGGGCAAGGAATTGCTGCGCATCATGCTCTCCAAAGAGGCTGCCACCAACTTCGCCAAGACCAAGCTGGCCCCGACAGTTGTCAAGGGCACTGTCCCGGCTGACGGCTTTGGCTCCACAGCACTAGTTTCCCAGACGGCAATGCTAGACAAGGCCGGAAAGGAAGCTTTCACTTGGAACTTCATCGACCTGTACGGCATGAACCCGGACATGCTGGTGCCGTGGAACTCCTTCCTCGCCGGTGAGCTCGACACTGCGGGCCTAACCAAGGCGCTGCAGGCCATTACCGACAAGGTCGCGAATGACAGCACAGTTAAAAAGATTGAAGTGAAGTGA
- a CDS encoding carbohydrate ABC transporter permease, translating into MAVFLGLPLVIYLVFVISPFVQAVYYSMTSWSGFDNNMPFIGFDNYVKLFNDDIFMISVRNSIILAIFLPVITVILSLILATLVTIGGSSRGQIKGLKGAGFYRIVSFFPYVIPAVVIGIIWAQIYDPSSGLLNGLLAGLGFDGFKDFPWLGDPRTAMVASMVVIVWGFVGFYMILFIAAIKGIPAETFEAARIDGAGRFRTAITITIPLIRDNIQTAYVYMGILALDAFVYMSVLNSTGGPDNTTLVMAQKLFTTAFSKSQFGLACAMGVVLAVITLIFSALVFLVNRLTGGSKDVSN; encoded by the coding sequence ATGGCAGTCTTTTTGGGACTGCCGTTGGTGATCTATCTGGTCTTCGTGATTTCGCCGTTTGTCCAGGCGGTGTACTACTCGATGACCAGCTGGAGCGGCTTCGACAACAACATGCCGTTTATTGGCTTCGATAACTATGTCAAGCTCTTCAACGATGACATCTTCATGATCTCGGTCCGCAACAGCATCATCCTGGCCATCTTCCTGCCCGTCATCACGGTCATATTGAGCCTGATACTTGCCACACTGGTGACCATTGGTGGCAGTAGCCGGGGTCAAATCAAGGGCCTAAAGGGCGCGGGGTTCTACCGGATCGTCTCCTTCTTCCCCTACGTCATCCCCGCCGTCGTCATCGGCATCATTTGGGCGCAGATCTACGATCCCAGCTCCGGGTTGCTTAACGGACTCCTAGCGGGTTTGGGCTTTGACGGGTTCAAGGACTTCCCATGGCTGGGTGATCCGCGCACCGCCATGGTCGCCTCCATGGTCGTCATCGTCTGGGGCTTCGTGGGCTTCTACATGATCTTGTTTATCGCAGCCATCAAGGGTATCCCCGCCGAGACCTTTGAAGCCGCACGCATTGACGGTGCCGGCCGTTTCCGCACGGCCATCACCATCACCATTCCGCTGATTCGTGACAACATCCAGACCGCCTACGTATACATGGGCATCTTGGCCCTGGACGCGTTTGTCTACATGTCAGTCCTTAACTCCACGGGTGGCCCGGACAATACAACCCTAGTCATGGCGCAGAAGCTGTTCACCACGGCGTTCTCCAAGAGCCAGTTCGGCCTGGCGTGTGCCATGGGCGTTGTCCTGGCCGTCATCACTTTGATTTTCTCGGCGCTCGTCTTCCTGGTGAATCGTCTCACCGGCGGCAGCAAGGATGTGTCCAACTAA
- a CDS encoding carbohydrate ABC transporter permease: MLALWSLLVLIPLAWTLLSSFKTTKEIFASPFSFPDVWQFQNYINAWNTAGIGNYFLNTVIVVGCALVIVMVLGAMCAYVLARYVFPGSRTIYYLMLAGLTFPVFLAIVPLFFILKNMGLLNTLPGLIIVYVAFALPFTVFFLFSFFKALPSEIAEAAQIDGAGEWRTFFQVMLPMARPGLASVLIFNFLGLWNQYLIPVAINTKNENWVLSQGIAAFAGQMGYAVDFGALFAAAIIVVVPVLIVYVIFQRQLQGSVSAGTMK; encoded by the coding sequence ATGCTGGCCTTGTGGTCCCTGCTGGTTCTGATTCCTTTGGCCTGGACGTTGCTGTCGTCGTTCAAGACCACCAAGGAGATCTTTGCTTCGCCATTCTCCTTCCCCGATGTCTGGCAGTTCCAAAATTACATCAATGCTTGGAACACAGCCGGCATTGGCAACTACTTCCTGAACACTGTGATCGTGGTCGGTTGCGCGCTGGTGATTGTCATGGTGCTGGGTGCCATGTGTGCCTACGTCCTAGCCCGCTACGTATTCCCCGGTTCCCGCACCATCTACTACTTGATGCTCGCGGGCCTGACTTTCCCTGTCTTCTTGGCCATCGTGCCCTTGTTCTTCATACTGAAAAACATGGGGTTGCTCAATACCTTGCCCGGTCTGATCATTGTCTACGTGGCGTTCGCGCTGCCGTTCACGGTGTTCTTCCTGTTCTCCTTCTTCAAGGCGCTCCCGAGTGAGATTGCGGAAGCGGCACAAATTGATGGTGCCGGTGAGTGGCGCACGTTCTTCCAGGTCATGTTGCCGATGGCCAGGCCCGGGCTCGCCTCGGTACTTATCTTCAACTTCCTAGGGCTGTGGAACCAATACCTGATTCCCGTCGCCATCAATACCAAGAATGAAAACTGGGTGCTCTCTCAGGGAATCGCGGCTTTCGCCGGCCAGATGGGGTACGCGGTGGACTTCGGTGCGCTGTTCGCGGCCGCCATCATCGTGGTGGTGCCGGTGCTGATCGTGTACGTCATCTTCCAACGCCAGCTGCAGGGGTCGGTTTCCGCAGGAACCATGAAGTAG
- a CDS encoding EamA family transporter yields MPTSQNISAETLPRTRTALASPALVLAFVSAAAFALSGSFAKSLFDAGWSPGAAVAARIGGAAVVLLIPVVLTLVRKWQTVKGSLLRIAIYGVVPIALCQLFFFNAVAHLSVGVALLLEYLSPVLLVGWAWLMTRARPRALTMVGAVCAMGGLVLVLDLAGGQKVSVEGILWGLAAAVCSAFYFVMSARANDNVPPILMAGGGMTVGAAAILGLGLAGVMPLTFTMSDVVFAGRQVPWFVPVLGLVLITTVFAYVVGIVATRGLGSKVASFVALFEVLFAVIWAWILLGELPRTIQLLGGLFIMFGVVMVRLDELRGPSRRGQGYSVDLAVGVAGQKVAGLD; encoded by the coding sequence ATGCCCACCTCCCAGAACATATCCGCAGAAACCTTGCCCCGGACCCGGACTGCCTTGGCCTCGCCGGCGCTGGTGCTGGCCTTCGTTTCAGCTGCGGCCTTTGCCCTGTCCGGTTCCTTTGCCAAATCGCTGTTCGACGCCGGCTGGTCCCCAGGCGCGGCCGTCGCCGCACGCATTGGCGGTGCCGCCGTCGTACTCTTGATTCCCGTGGTACTCACCTTGGTGCGTAAGTGGCAGACGGTCAAGGGCTCGCTGTTGCGCATCGCCATCTATGGTGTGGTGCCGATCGCCCTGTGCCAGCTGTTCTTCTTCAACGCCGTGGCACACCTGTCGGTGGGGGTGGCCTTGTTGCTGGAGTACCTTTCACCCGTGCTCTTGGTGGGCTGGGCGTGGCTCATGACGCGGGCCCGGCCGCGTGCGCTGACCATGGTGGGTGCGGTGTGCGCCATGGGCGGGCTGGTGCTGGTGCTTGATTTGGCTGGCGGGCAGAAGGTCAGCGTGGAGGGCATCTTGTGGGGGCTTGCCGCCGCGGTGTGCTCGGCGTTTTACTTTGTGATGTCTGCCCGGGCCAATGACAATGTGCCTCCCATTCTGATGGCCGGCGGCGGCATGACCGTGGGTGCGGCCGCGATCTTGGGGTTGGGGCTGGCAGGGGTCATGCCGCTGACGTTCACCATGAGCGATGTTGTCTTTGCCGGGCGGCAGGTGCCGTGGTTTGTGCCGGTGCTTGGGCTGGTGCTGATTACCACGGTATTTGCTTACGTGGTGGGCATTGTGGCCACGCGCGGACTGGGCTCGAAGGTGGCCTCCTTTGTGGCGCTCTTTGAGGTGCTCTTCGCCGTCATTTGGGCGTGGATCCTGCTCGGTGAACTGCCCCGGACCATCCAGCTGTTGGGTGGGCTATTCATCATGTTCGGGGTGGTCATGGTGCGCCTTGACGAACTGCGCGGACCGTCGCGGCGGGGGCAAGGCTACTCCGTGGATCTTGCGGTTGGCGTGGCAGGTCAGAAGGTGGCCGGACTCGATTGA
- a CDS encoding sugar isomerase domain-containing protein — MSDSIIAFSLEVSTRLDALTQWAAGGGLDEAAGALADSLNNGGVIQAFGTGHSEAFAMEIAGRAGGLIPTSKIALRDLVLHGMREVSALDSLEGSVLERETGIAQELFELSLVDPRDIFLIASNSGVNGSIVGLALIAKARGHKVIAVTSLEHTNAVETKHPSGMRLSEIADIVIDNRAPYGDTTLEVSGGGGVGAVSSITAAYIAQLLTIETVQCLVRAGKKPPIYISANIPGGDEHNTALVGQYAGRLRREA; from the coding sequence ATGTCTGACTCCATCATTGCCTTCAGCCTGGAGGTTTCCACCCGCCTGGACGCCTTGACCCAATGGGCTGCCGGCGGCGGACTCGATGAGGCAGCCGGCGCTTTAGCCGACTCCTTGAACAACGGTGGCGTCATCCAAGCGTTCGGGACCGGGCACTCCGAAGCCTTTGCCATGGAGATCGCCGGCCGGGCAGGCGGACTGATCCCCACCAGCAAGATCGCCTTGCGGGATCTGGTGCTGCACGGGATGCGGGAGGTGTCCGCGCTGGACTCGCTGGAGGGTTCGGTACTGGAACGCGAAACCGGCATCGCGCAGGAGCTGTTCGAGCTCTCGTTGGTGGATCCTCGCGACATATTTCTCATCGCCTCAAATTCCGGTGTCAACGGCTCGATCGTTGGTTTGGCGCTTATTGCCAAGGCGCGCGGGCACAAAGTCATTGCCGTCACGAGCCTCGAGCACACAAATGCTGTCGAAACAAAGCACCCAAGTGGGATGCGTCTCAGTGAGATTGCCGATATTGTTATCGATAACAGGGCGCCTTATGGCGATACGACCCTAGAAGTTTCCGGCGGAGGAGGAGTTGGTGCGGTCTCTTCGATCACAGCGGCGTACATAGCGCAGCTGTTGACGATTGAAACCGTCCAATGCCTGGTCCGTGCGGGGAAGAAACCGCCCATCTACATTTCAGCAAACATCCCGGGCGGGGACGAACACAATACCGCTTTGGTGGGCCAATATGCTGGCCGGCTCAGGCGTGAGGCGTGA
- a CDS encoding N-acetylglucosamine kinase — protein MRNYLAIDAGGTSTRAVLLTSSGRCLGYGTAGGGNPVSRGFEGAMEALLNASKIALGSTLQPFTTVTVGMAGASLDLPADLFQQRFRVLGLTGKVMIESDLLAAFYSGNYQDDGYVLIAGTGAVAARVVGGQLSAVADGTGWLLGDNGSGFWLGHEVIRAVAAALDGRGVPTSLTELVLTDLGISQDVTSRTQGRISAQQQLIVKTYELRPIELSRFAPLVFAVPQDAVAREIIARCAAALAQTLAAVVEASVSGPLIFGGSVLTKGGAVGAAVRERLGRAGISTGPISNPLESEPTLVADGVVGAAVLALKRNGETVDAAVFERITTSLATLRNN, from the coding sequence ATGCGAAATTACCTTGCGATTGACGCTGGCGGAACTTCCACGCGAGCAGTGCTTTTGACCTCGTCCGGGCGGTGTCTGGGATACGGCACCGCGGGCGGCGGGAACCCCGTTTCCAGGGGTTTTGAGGGTGCCATGGAGGCGCTTTTGAACGCGTCGAAGATTGCCCTTGGTTCTACCTTGCAACCGTTCACCACGGTGACCGTCGGCATGGCGGGCGCTTCCCTTGATTTACCGGCAGATTTGTTTCAGCAGCGGTTCCGGGTGCTGGGTCTCACAGGAAAGGTGATGATTGAATCTGATTTATTGGCAGCTTTTTATTCCGGAAACTATCAAGATGATGGTTATGTGTTGATAGCCGGTACGGGAGCTGTGGCGGCTCGCGTCGTCGGTGGCCAGCTCAGTGCCGTGGCCGATGGGACCGGCTGGCTCCTTGGCGACAACGGCTCTGGTTTTTGGCTTGGCCATGAAGTCATCCGTGCCGTTGCGGCGGCCCTGGATGGCCGGGGAGTGCCCACTTCCCTGACCGAACTGGTACTGACGGACCTGGGGATCAGCCAGGATGTGACCTCCCGAACCCAAGGGCGCATCAGCGCGCAGCAACAGCTGATAGTCAAGACCTATGAGCTGCGCCCTATTGAACTTTCGCGCTTTGCGCCATTGGTCTTTGCTGTGCCGCAAGACGCCGTTGCACGGGAGATCATCGCCCGCTGCGCAGCCGCCCTGGCGCAGACCCTGGCTGCGGTGGTGGAGGCGTCCGTGTCAGGTCCGCTCATCTTTGGTGGCAGCGTCCTCACCAAGGGAGGCGCCGTGGGGGCGGCCGTGCGTGAGCGGCTGGGGCGGGCGGGGATATCCACTGGGCCCATCAGCAACCCGTTAGAATCGGAGCCGACTTTAGTTGCCGACGGTGTGGTGGGTGCGGCAGTTCTTGCTCTCAAACGCAATGGTGAAACAGTGGACGCGGCCGTGTTTGAGCGCATAACAACGAGCCTGGCAACACTGCGCAACAACTGA
- a CDS encoding heavy metal translocating P-type ATPase: protein MSASEILSQTATTGPRMVEIDIEGMTCASCVSRVERKLGKLEGVSASVNLPLETAQVTVPASMSDQQIIDTVNATGYKATLKKPVFPQHDAGTRAQHDAHQGAAHPGEDMDHMAHGSTAATLRPRLILAAILTVPVFLISMFPALQFSQWGWVVGALTLPVVTWSAWPFHRAAAINARHFASTMDTLVSIGVSAAFLFSAVTMFMDPMLTAHGSHMDGHAPLYFEVSAVVVTFLLLGRYLEAKAKAKAGDALKALLSLGAKEATVLRDGVEVKIPAADLDVDEIFVVRPGEKIATDGIVTDGTSAVDTSLLTGESLPVDVTAGDPVTGATINTSGRLLVRATRVGAETTLAQMGRLVSAAQAGKAPIARLADRISAVFVPIVLVIAVLTFALWLIFSGDIQAAFTAAVAVLIIACPCALGLATPVGLLTGTGRAAQLGILIKGPQVLEDTRTVDTILLDKTGTVTEGKLGVVDVVTLTQVPAADVLRLAGAVESHSEHPIAHAIVEHARPQGELPDIADFTSAPGGGVRAVIEGRVVLAGRAGWLEENGVELSATDRAALLAQQQKGTTAIWVAVDGQAIGLVALKDTIKAGSVAAIAKLRELGLRPILLTGDNAAVAAQVAAIVGIAPEDVFADVLPEGKVEAVKKLQAAGAIVAMAGDGVNDAPALAQADLGIAMGSGTDVAIEAADLTVMGNDLGQVSTAIELSRRTLGTIKVNLFWAFFYNAIGIPVAALGLLNPMIAGAAMAASSVLVVANSLRLRRFGK from the coding sequence ATGAGCGCGTCAGAGATTTTGTCCCAAACCGCCACCACCGGCCCCCGCATGGTCGAGATCGACATCGAAGGCATGACGTGTGCCTCGTGCGTCAGCCGGGTGGAACGCAAGTTGGGCAAATTAGAAGGCGTCAGCGCTTCCGTGAACCTCCCGCTGGAAACAGCCCAGGTCACGGTCCCCGCCAGCATGTCCGACCAACAGATCATCGACACAGTCAACGCAACCGGCTACAAGGCGACCCTGAAGAAGCCTGTTTTTCCCCAGCACGACGCCGGCACCCGGGCGCAGCACGACGCCCACCAGGGTGCGGCTCACCCGGGCGAGGACATGGACCACATGGCACACGGCAGCACCGCTGCCACGCTTCGCCCCCGGCTGATCCTGGCCGCCATCCTGACCGTCCCGGTGTTCCTAATTTCCATGTTCCCGGCCCTGCAGTTCTCGCAGTGGGGCTGGGTGGTGGGCGCTTTGACGCTACCCGTTGTCACGTGGTCGGCCTGGCCGTTCCACCGGGCCGCGGCCATCAACGCCCGGCACTTCGCGTCCACCATGGACACCCTAGTTTCGATCGGCGTCAGTGCGGCGTTCCTGTTCTCCGCCGTGACCATGTTCATGGATCCGATGCTGACCGCACACGGTTCCCACATGGACGGGCACGCCCCCCTGTACTTTGAGGTTTCCGCCGTCGTCGTCACGTTCCTGCTGCTGGGCCGTTACCTCGAAGCGAAGGCCAAAGCCAAGGCTGGCGACGCCCTGAAGGCATTGCTGAGCCTGGGCGCCAAGGAAGCCACCGTCCTGCGCGACGGCGTCGAAGTCAAGATCCCGGCAGCCGACCTTGACGTGGATGAGATCTTTGTGGTCCGCCCGGGTGAAAAAATCGCCACTGACGGCATTGTCACCGACGGTACCTCCGCCGTGGACACCTCACTCCTCACGGGCGAATCGCTGCCAGTGGACGTCACGGCTGGCGACCCTGTCACCGGCGCCACCATCAACACCTCCGGACGACTGCTGGTGCGGGCAACCCGGGTCGGCGCCGAAACGACGCTCGCCCAGATGGGCAGGCTCGTCAGCGCCGCACAGGCCGGCAAGGCCCCGATCGCCCGGCTGGCGGACCGGATCAGCGCCGTCTTTGTGCCGATCGTGCTCGTCATCGCCGTGCTGACTTTTGCCTTGTGGCTCATCTTCAGCGGCGACATCCAAGCTGCTTTCACGGCCGCCGTCGCCGTCCTGATCATTGCCTGCCCCTGCGCCCTGGGCCTGGCCACGCCTGTCGGCCTGCTGACCGGCACCGGCCGCGCCGCTCAGCTGGGCATCCTGATCAAGGGCCCGCAGGTCCTGGAGGACACCCGCACGGTGGACACCATCCTGCTGGATAAGACGGGCACCGTCACCGAGGGCAAGTTGGGCGTGGTCGACGTCGTCACCCTCACCCAGGTTCCGGCGGCAGACGTGCTTCGACTGGCCGGGGCCGTGGAGTCCCACAGCGAACATCCCATCGCCCATGCGATCGTGGAGCACGCCCGCCCCCAGGGCGAACTGCCGGACATTGCAGACTTCACCTCAGCTCCAGGCGGAGGTGTCCGCGCCGTAATCGAGGGCCGCGTGGTTCTGGCCGGCCGCGCAGGCTGGCTGGAGGAAAACGGCGTCGAACTTTCCGCAACAGACAGGGCGGCCCTGCTGGCACAGCAGCAAAAGGGCACCACCGCCATTTGGGTGGCTGTTGACGGCCAGGCAATTGGCTTGGTGGCACTGAAGGACACCATCAAGGCCGGTTCAGTGGCTGCGATCGCCAAGCTGCGGGAACTGGGCCTGCGCCCGATCTTGCTCACGGGTGACAACGCGGCCGTGGCAGCCCAGGTTGCCGCAATTGTGGGGATCGCCCCCGAGGATGTGTTTGCCGACGTCCTACCCGAGGGCAAAGTGGAGGCCGTGAAGAAGCTGCAGGCGGCCGGGGCCATCGTGGCCATGGCTGGCGATGGCGTCAATGACGCACCCGCCCTGGCCCAGGCCGACCTCGGCATCGCCATGGGATCGGGCACCGACGTGGCCATTGAGGCGGCTGACCTGACGGTCATGGGCAATGACCTCGGCCAGGTGTCCACGGCCATCGAGCTTTCCCGGCGGACCCTGGGCACCATCAAGGTGAACTTGTTCTGGGCGTTCTTCTACAACGCCATCGGCATCCCGGTGGCGGCACTGGGACTGTTGAACCCCATGATCGCCGGCGCCGCCATGGCGGCCAGCTCCGTGCTGGTGGTGGCAAACTCGCTGCGGCTGCGGCGCTTCGGCAAGTAG
- a CDS encoding MurR/RpiR family transcriptional regulator codes for MSSFAPSPVAVSAAGVVNRIQAKLPDMPTAMAKIGTFLLEHPQAPLEFSIMELAEQTKTSPATVTRFCRLLGYAGYVPFRVSIASDMGRSDARESWKADIGRAFGPDDSARDVLSTLVNAHTRSLEETAAVMDLSLMNRIARRIAMSTHVDIYGIGGSAVMAKEMQSRLYRIGVNAHHWSEVHAGLTSAAIQDSNSVAIGISNTGRTEETIQMLREAGEAGALTVALSNNPGSPLAEGADAAIITSVHEQFLQPDDLSAKHVQLLVLDLLYLLVAQVNFTQTTSKLAASAMAVSPHRRPTRAARLELGNRRPPRNDGRGRKNV; via the coding sequence ATGTCATCGTTCGCGCCATCCCCCGTAGCAGTGAGCGCTGCTGGCGTCGTGAACCGCATTCAGGCAAAACTACCTGATATGCCAACGGCGATGGCCAAGATCGGGACGTTTCTTTTAGAACATCCGCAGGCCCCCCTGGAATTCTCCATCATGGAACTTGCCGAGCAAACCAAGACTTCCCCGGCCACTGTCACCCGTTTTTGCCGATTGCTTGGCTACGCCGGATATGTGCCGTTCCGGGTGAGCATCGCCTCCGACATGGGCCGCAGCGACGCCCGTGAGTCGTGGAAGGCGGACATAGGCCGCGCATTCGGACCAGATGATTCCGCCCGTGATGTACTCAGCACCCTTGTCAACGCCCACACACGCTCGCTTGAAGAGACGGCCGCCGTCATGGACCTGTCCCTCATGAATAGGATCGCCCGCCGTATTGCCATGAGCACTCATGTGGATATCTACGGCATCGGCGGCAGTGCGGTCATGGCGAAGGAAATGCAGTCGCGCCTGTACCGCATCGGCGTCAACGCTCATCACTGGTCAGAGGTCCATGCGGGACTCACAAGCGCTGCCATTCAGGACTCAAACTCTGTGGCCATCGGTATCTCCAACACCGGGCGCACCGAGGAGACCATCCAGATGCTGCGCGAAGCTGGCGAGGCTGGGGCTCTGACGGTAGCGCTGAGCAACAACCCGGGGTCACCGCTTGCCGAAGGTGCCGACGCCGCCATCATCACCTCCGTGCATGAGCAGTTCCTGCAGCCGGATGACCTTTCTGCCAAGCACGTGCAATTGCTGGTTCTTGACTTGCTCTACCTTCTGGTGGCCCAAGTGAACTTTACCCAGACCACTTCCAAACTGGCGGCTTCGGCCATGGCCGTTTCCCCGCACCGCCGCCCAACCCGGGCGGCACGGTTGGAATTGGGCAATCGGCGCCCGCCCCGCAACGACGGAAGGGGCCGCAAAAATGTCTGA